One Fusarium falciforme chromosome 1, complete sequence genomic window carries:
- a CDS encoding Tautomerase-3 domain-containing protein: protein MPTYEFHHILPLTGVQKSHLARLITDWHATTFKAPRFIVNCRFVDIRASNPEDFWVGGRQLKTNRLIITLRSGTGRTAEQYAGITTKLVSFWNDSIKEVQAGPKEKELKDVFIMGSYDSAFERGFFLPMPGKFEEWVAGNEAEFRALASEGDEIFQDLVEELETRPEFKVVNRA from the exons ATGCCTACCTACGAGTTCCATCACATCCTCCCCCTCACTGGTGTCCAAAAGTCACATCTGGCACGCCTCATTACCGACTGGCACGCGACAACCTTCAAGGCCCCTCGCTTCATCGTGAACTGCCGCTTCGTCGACATCCGCGCCTCCAACCCTGAGGACTTTTGGGTTGGTGGTAGACAGCTCAAGACCAACAGGCTCATAATCACGCTGCGCAGTGGAACAGGACGAACGGCTGAACAGTATGCTGGTATTACCACCAAGTTGGTCTCCTTCTGGAACGATTCCATCAAGGAGGTTCAGGCCGGTCCAAAGGaaaaggagctcaaggatgtCTTCATTATGGGCTCATACGACTCTGCCTTTGAGAgaggcttcttcttgccaaTG CCCGGCAAGTTTGAGGAATGGGTCGCTGGTAACGAAGCTGAGTTTCGGGCGCTGGCATCTGAAGGAGACGAGATTTTCCAGGACCTGGTGGAGGAACTCGAAACGCGCCCAGAATTCAAGGTCGTTAATAGAGCTTAA